One Mycolicibacterium fluoranthenivorans DNA window includes the following coding sequences:
- a CDS encoding diguanylate cyclase domain-containing protein, with protein MRAALECRDALICGDDTAIPRALWPPSGTPLLIEDARVLDHPAMSVFPDARFVAAVPVHRGAELVGALWVTDPHPRALTAGLRAQLEDFGLLASLHLQQESDTALYRLVADHSADTLIRGSLDGIRRYVSPSIRTLLGYDAHELVGKRASEITHPDDVEGFGRQMLAMRDGRIDSFVTEHRMRHTNGSWVWLEAFVRVTHDPATGLRDGYVVSVRDTSRRKELETELVHHAYHDGLTGLPNRALLYERLTAHIERAGDGNGFAVLCVDLDGFKQINDAFGHEVGDRVLAAIGGRLVACVGPADTVARRGGDEFVIIHVADPPLLDSAVVLAQEVIDVASAPMTIADWSGSVGLSIGIAAAVGSIAGGEDILRAADRAMYEAKACGSNGYRIAESR; from the coding sequence GTGCGGGCTGCCCTGGAGTGCCGGGATGCGTTGATCTGTGGCGATGACACCGCGATTCCCCGCGCTCTCTGGCCGCCCTCGGGTACCCCGCTGCTCATCGAGGACGCGCGCGTCCTCGACCATCCGGCGATGAGTGTCTTCCCGGACGCCCGGTTCGTCGCGGCGGTCCCGGTACACCGCGGTGCTGAGCTGGTCGGGGCACTGTGGGTCACCGATCCCCACCCGCGTGCCCTCACCGCCGGGCTCCGTGCGCAACTCGAAGACTTCGGTCTGTTGGCATCGCTGCACCTGCAGCAGGAGAGCGACACCGCGTTGTATCGACTGGTGGCGGATCACTCGGCCGACACGCTCATCCGGGGCAGCCTCGACGGGATCCGCAGGTACGTGTCACCTTCGATCCGAACGCTGCTCGGCTACGACGCGCACGAGCTGGTGGGCAAGCGCGCCAGCGAGATCACCCATCCCGACGACGTCGAGGGGTTCGGACGGCAGATGCTGGCCATGCGCGACGGCCGCATCGACAGCTTCGTCACCGAACATCGGATGCGTCACACGAATGGCTCCTGGGTGTGGCTGGAAGCGTTCGTCAGGGTCACCCACGATCCGGCCACCGGTCTGCGCGACGGCTATGTGGTGTCGGTACGGGACACCTCACGTCGCAAGGAGCTCGAAACCGAGCTGGTTCACCACGCCTACCACGACGGCCTGACCGGACTGCCGAATCGTGCACTGCTGTACGAGCGGTTGACCGCACACATCGAACGTGCGGGGGACGGTAACGGCTTCGCCGTGCTCTGCGTCGATCTCGACGGATTCAAACAGATCAATGACGCATTCGGTCACGAGGTGGGTGACCGGGTGCTGGCGGCGATCGGCGGCCGGCTGGTGGCGTGCGTGGGTCCCGCGGACACCGTGGCGCGACGGGGTGGCGACGAGTTCGTCATCATCCACGTCGCAGATCCGCCGTTGCTCGATTCGGCTGTCGTGCTGGCGCAAGAGGTCATCGACGTGGCTTCCGCCCCGATGACGATCGCGGACTGGTCCGGCAGTGTGGGCCTGAGCATCGGGATCGCCGCTGCCGTGGGTTCGATCGCCGGGGGTGAGGACATCCTGCGTGCCGCGGACCGAGCCATGTACGAGGCAAAGGCGTGCGGGAGCAACGGTTATCGCATCGCCGAATCCCGCTGA